TTCTCTGAGTCAACCGGCGACCGAATCCGATATTATTTAAGTGCTAGTTCATTTAATTGGGCTGCTACTGCtgcacaaaataataataataacaataataataacaacaataataataatactaagttttaagaattaaaaaaaaaaaaaagaataataagaaAGATGACGATAATTCCACTAACCGGCAACCGGTAAAGTTGTTTGCGGCAACCACTGCAATTAGTACGACGAACAGTAGAgttgaaataaatgaatttaacatttattttgaaaataaaaataaaagagataattgATTAAAAGTCTAAAAATGACTTTTGCccaactttttaaaattgaataatttaaacgTTTTACTTATACCTAAAGattaaaatatcgatgtcgatattattatcaaaatttcaattttatagatatattgacaaatatatcaataaaatattgatattaacaaatatttttataagtCATGAAATTTATAGAATTTAGGTAGATTGAAAATTAAGTTGTTTTTACTCCAAAACTAAATTATGGATATTATCATTAGTAATCATACTCATTTATGTtggacaaaataaaatatatttttatattttacgaACATGTATAAAAGATGTTGAAGATATCCatagatatttaatatcaatatcGAACCCTTCATTTATGGATATATCGACATATCCACGTAGATCATTCTTGTTGACATCATCATCAagcaattttacaaaattatccttatttatttttctcattcttCCTTCGTATGATCtcttcattctttcttcttgtTTTCATCCAAGATTTTTCTTCTTCGTTGTGACTAACttcaacttcatcttcttcGACAGGACCAACTTTAGCGAGACTATACACTAGCTCCAGTGAATCCATAAGAGCAACTTTagctatcttcttcttctcttcctctatTTAGTTTATGTTgcataataaaaatgaaattgctTGTTGGAAAACAAGACCGATCACTGAAGAGCGAGGTCATAgtagaaaggaaaagaagagaGTAATATGTGAGAGAAGAATGAGAGTAAAAGAGTGAGAGAGTAAGTAAGCTCATTCCACGTACTCGAGtttcattttggtaattttaccTAAATTTGACATCATTACtggataaaaaaaaacccattttaAAAAAGGGCTCCCTCAAAATTTGTATCATCAATCCcacaaacaaaaagaaaaaggaaggaaaaaaaaaaaaaaaagaagctaaATTCTTCAACTTAAGTTCCTAGCGCTTTCCTCTGGTCTCCTTTTTCCTCGTTCGATTGTTTTTATCTGAATTTCTTTCTCCCTTACTTTATCTGAAGCCATCTCTCTCACTAACTTCGCAGCCAGAATCTGAGCTCTCGAATCCGCTATTAAAGCTTTGGAGGAGGTGAATCTCTTGAGTTCTTGTTGCCTCTCGTTTGAAGATGGGCAGTTCTTCAGCTCAAGGTGACTGtactattttgaaatttgttttctgtgatttagtttttgttttgtgGTTGAAATCTGTTTTGATGAGGGTTTTTGAGATTCGGGGAGTGATTTCGTTTGTTTTCTGGATTTGTAGTGGTAGTGGATGGCGATGGAGATTTAGAGAAGGGGGTTTTGAGTTTACCATCGATTCAAAACCCTCTGGCTGAGCTATCGCCGACGCCGTCTCCGTCGTCGACTGCGACGGCTCCGGCTCTGGTTCTATCCAATTCAGGGAAGCGGATGGACCAAGCCGGGAAGAAGAAGTACGTGAAGCAAGTAACTGGACGGCACAACGACACCGAGCTTCATCTAGCGGCGCAACGGGGAGATCTAGCCGCCGTGAAGCAGATTCTTGATGATATTGATTCACAGATGGTGAGAAATCTCAGTGGCGCCGATTTCGATGCGGAAGTTGCTGAGGTCCGATCGTTAGTAGTGAACGAGGTCAACGAATTGGGGGAAACGGCTCTGTTCACCGCCGCAGAAAGAGGACATATAGAGGTCGTTAAGGAATTATTGAAGTATTCCAATAAAGAGACACTTACGACAAAGAACAGGTCTGCTTTCGATCCGTTGCATATAGCTGCAAGTCAAGGACACCATGGTAATGATCTTGATCTCAGCTTCTTTATGAAATGAAATGCCCTAGGGTTAgatctcatcttcttcactaGGAAATTTTGGGGGAAAATCATGATAATATACTTTAATTTGAATTGCAGCAATTGTTCAAGTGCTTCTTGAACATGAACCTTCTCTAAGCAAAACATTTGGACCTTCGAATGCGACTCCACTCATTACTGCTGCAGCAAGAGGCCATACAGCCGTAGTTGAGGAATTACTTAACAAAGATCGTAGTCTGCTAGAGATTTGTAGATCTAATGGTAAAAATGCATTGCATTTTGCTGTGCGTCCTGGCCATACTGAAATTGTAAAGCTATTACTCAGCAAAGATCAACAGTTAGCTCGTAGAAATGACAAGAAGGGCCAAACTGCACTGCACATGGCTGTCAAAGGGCAGAGCCGTGATGTTGTGAAGTTGCTCCTTGATGCAGATCCTGCCATTGTAATGCTTCCTGATAAACTTGGTAACACTGCACTGCACGTTGCCACGAGGAAAAAGCGGGTTGAGGTAGTTTAACTGAATCCCCTTTGTGGATATTAGCTTGTTTATCTACTTAATTGCTGATAACTTAGATATGTTTTGAAACTCTCATATAAATCTTTTAAGGAACAATCTGTTATACTAGCATTGAAATGAAAAGTTTTTGGAAataagattgttgggaatgagaCGTTGTTTTGAGTGTGTAGTACTAATAGCTTTGGAATATATGAGAAAGGAGGATGTAATGTTTTGGTAGGTTGGAATACTGACATTGAAATGAAATGTTTAAGCTCAGCTCCATATCTCTGGTTTCTGAATATTGTGCTTCGTTTCATATAATTTCTTTACAATAGTCTTCATTTTTCTTAGAAGTAATAGTTGAATTATTAACTAATTGTAAAAcccaaaaacaagttttttaaaactacttctagttttctaaatttgacaTGGATTTTGAGAACATTGTtagaaaattgataaaaaaaaaaaatcataggtgaaagtagtgtttataagcttaatttcaaaaatcaaacacCAAATGATTATCGAACGAGGTCTTAAAAATGAGGAATTTAGGAATAAGATTGTTGGCGAGATTTCTGTGTTCATACTAAGGACCTCTAAATACTCATCCTTCTCTTAAACTTTGCAGATAGTGCAGGAGCTATTGCTCCTCCCAGATACCAATGTGAATGCATTATCCAGAGACCACAAAACTGCATTTGACATAGCTGAGGAGCTTCCTCTTTCAGAAGAATCATCAGAAATCAAAGACTGTCTTTCCCGTTACGGCGCTGTCAGAGCCAATGAACTGAACCAACCAAGAGACGAGTTACGGAACACAGTGACTCAAATTAAGAAAGATGTTCATACCCAGCTTGAACAAaccagaaaaacaaacaaaaatgtaCATAATATCTCTAAAGAGCTCAGAAAGCTGCACAGGGAAGGAATCAACAACGCAACCAATTCGGTCACGGTGGTGGCTGTGCTTTTTGCAACAGTTGCTTTTGCAGCCATCTTTACAGTACCCGGTGGCGACACGGATCAAGGAACAGCAGTCGTCGTCGGCACCAGTTCTTTCaaaatcttcttcatcttcaatgcAATCGCATTGTTTACATCGTTGGCAGTCGTGGTGGTGCAAATTACATTAGTTAGAGGTGAGACGAAAGCAGAAAGACGAGTCGTGGAGATCATAAATAAACTCATGTGGCTGGCTTCTGTTTGTACTTCTGTCGCATTCATGGCATCGTCTTACATCGTGGTTGGTCGTAAATACGAATGGGCTGCAATTATAATCACAGTGGTTGGAGGTGTGATTATGGCTGGTGTTCTTGGGACAATGACTTATTATGTTGTGAAATCTAAGAGAAGTCGATCCAtaaggaagaaggaaaagagtAATAGAAGAAGTGGGTCAAACTCATGGCATCACTCTGACTTTTCAAATTCAGAAGTTGATCGAATTTATGCTCTTTAGAATCAGACAAAGACTTGGAAGTTGCCAATTATTTTGGTGTTTTGCTCAAATgtttgtatgtatatgtatgctTAAGGTCAATTCTCTCTTTCAATAAGATTTTTAGCTTATTGATACTAATTTACATGAAGTAGGCATGTAAATCCCCATAGTTAGGGGTGTGGATGAAATCAATAACATCGATTCATTAGATTAGGTCAGATTAGGTCTTGCGTTCATTTGCTTCTTTCGATTTCAAAGATGAGAGGTGAAAACTTTTGGTTCAATTTGGTTTCTATCATATGAAACTATTTGGgctttgtttgataactatttggtttttagttttttaaaattaagtcaatattcattcaatttctaaatttcttagtttgttatctattttttaccaaagttttcaaaaactaagctgaattttgaaaattgaaaaagtaggttttaaaaatttgttttctgtttttgaaaattggataaaaatttaaatatttttcttaaagaaaaatgaaaactattgtAAAAAGTTGGGAGGAAATagatttaactttcaaaaaccaaaataaaagactaagATCTCGATttgtaactatttggttttaatttttagtttttagtttttgaaaattaagcttataaacaatTATTCCACCtctaaaaattttgttttattatctacttccTATCAATgtgtttaaaaattaagttttgaaaacaaaaatagtaatgtttttgaattttggttaagaatttaactcttttacttagaaagaaaaaaactatcGTAAGAAATCGagagaaaataagtttaattttcaacagctaaaaaactaaaattcaatcGCCTCCCAAACGAGgccttgattttttaaaattaagcttataaacattagttttatccataaatttctatattatgttatctattttttctactaatcttttaaaaaaccaagtaaaattttataaaccgagaaaaaaaaaactttcaaatagtttttgtttttaaaatttgattaaaaatacacgtgtttctttaataaaaagtaaaaaccataactagaaaataaaaagaaaaccaacataaatttcaaaaactagaaACTAAGGGGGCGTTTGGTGTGTgataaaagaaaagagttgagttgagttgtgttggtaattattatttggagagttaaattatttgtgtttgttgtgcagagttgagttgagttgagttggtaatttttgtttgtgtttGGTGTGTAGAGTCGACTTAAGTTAAGTTGAAAGTCAATGTTTAGGTGTAGGGTAGTTGAGTTGGGGTATATGATGCAATTTTTGTAAATGAGattgattctttttttctttttaattttttttttttgctttgttgttgattaattttcagcTATACACCTATTTTCTCAACTCTTTTGTGACATAAACTGGAAAATCTCTTCACAATTTGTAAAACATAATAGATTCTTTTCATGTTAAAAAATTCTCTTAGTGTTGTTGGTACATTGCCTGGCCACGCTAGTATGAGAGATGATAGTGTTCCTTTCTATACAAAGTAAAAAATCCTTCAGCATTAGGGTAGCCATTTTTGGGATTGTAATACATGTCTATTAATGGAGTAACTCAAGGTTACTTATGTACATAAGTGATTTTTCTACCTTTTGGAACCCTTTgtgtaattaatataataaatatcatctaaaaatgtaatataaagagtttgaaaatatatatatatattaaaataagacACTACTTTCatattataaaacaatttaGACAATGTGGttttagtcaaaatttgaaggttaaaattttggaaaaagttatagaatggaaaaaaatatacatgaaaATACCAAAGtacccaaaattaattctagGAAGATCCTTGTCATCTCacatccaaaaaataaaaaataaaaaataaaaaaaagtaaaaaaaaaatttgatttttaaaagcaattttttttttctactattaGAAATCatgattgaaaatttgaaaaattgaatgcTGTTAAAAGCAATTTCAAGACTTGTTAAAGAGCAATTTTaagacttttttttaaaaaaagattttattCCTATGTTTTTTATGTTGAAAAAGTATTAACTCTCACTATTATGCTTATACTTTCTTTGTCGTGAAATTTATACCATGTTAGAAAATATTATACGTAATTTTCCTTCAGAATTAGTCCCAattcattcatatatatatttttgtatttacatatattttaatgaagattaattttatgtatttacAGTTAttctttatataaataaaaatatattttttattctatacAGATTTGAagtgtattttttaatttcacattaattgttatataaaataaaatgaatatggaatgcaccaaattaaaattataaataggattctaaattaaat
This DNA window, taken from Benincasa hispida cultivar B227 chromosome 6, ASM972705v1, whole genome shotgun sequence, encodes the following:
- the LOC120079951 gene encoding ankyrin repeat-containing protein ITN1; the protein is MGSSSAQVVVDGDGDLEKGVLSLPSIQNPLAELSPTPSPSSTATAPALVLSNSGKRMDQAGKKKYVKQVTGRHNDTELHLAAQRGDLAAVKQILDDIDSQMVRNLSGADFDAEVAEVRSLVVNEVNELGETALFTAAERGHIEVVKELLKYSNKETLTTKNRSAFDPLHIAASQGHHAIVQVLLEHEPSLSKTFGPSNATPLITAAARGHTAVVEELLNKDRSLLEICRSNGKNALHFAVRPGHTEIVKLLLSKDQQLARRNDKKGQTALHMAVKGQSRDVVKLLLDADPAIVMLPDKLGNTALHVATRKKRVEIVQELLLLPDTNVNALSRDHKTAFDIAEELPLSEESSEIKDCLSRYGAVRANELNQPRDELRNTVTQIKKDVHTQLEQTRKTNKNVHNISKELRKLHREGINNATNSVTVVAVLFATVAFAAIFTVPGGDTDQGTAVVVGTSSFKIFFIFNAIALFTSLAVVVVQITLVRGETKAERRVVEIINKLMWLASVCTSVAFMASSYIVVGRKYEWAAIIITVVGGVIMAGVLGTMTYYVVKSKRSRSIRKKEKSNRRSGSNSWHHSDFSNSEVDRIYAL